The following proteins come from a genomic window of Mucinivorans hirudinis:
- a CDS encoding Hypothetical protein YggS (proline synthase co-transcribed bacterial homolog PROSC), with product MATFVNMIADNILALKSVLPTGVELVAVSKFHPAQAIEEAYAAGQRLFAESRPQELLAKYKALPHDIKWHFIGHLQTNKIKYIIPFVSLIHSIDSLRLADAVNEQALRAGRVVDVLLQVHIAREDSKQGFGDDEISQVVDYCGGLNGIKIAGFMGMATSTEDMTLVRSEFMTLKRIYDVYNFPILSMGMSDDYEIAMDCGSNMVRMGSKIFGNRNNQIKC from the coding sequence ATGGCTACATTTGTGAATATGATTGCAGATAATATACTAGCTCTTAAAAGCGTATTACCAACTGGTGTAGAGTTGGTTGCGGTGTCTAAATTTCATCCTGCACAGGCAATAGAGGAGGCTTATGCGGCGGGACAGCGTCTCTTTGCAGAAAGTCGTCCACAGGAGTTGCTTGCAAAGTATAAGGCTCTGCCGCACGATATCAAGTGGCACTTCATTGGACACCTTCAAACCAACAAAATAAAGTATATCATACCATTCGTGTCTCTAATTCATTCCATTGATTCACTGAGACTTGCTGATGCTGTAAATGAACAGGCATTGAGAGCTGGCAGGGTGGTGGATGTACTTTTGCAGGTACATATTGCGCGAGAAGATAGCAAACAGGGCTTTGGGGATGATGAGATTTCGCAAGTGGTGGATTATTGCGGCGGGCTGAATGGCATAAAAATTGCAGGATTTATGGGTATGGCGACTTCTACTGAGGATATGACTTTAGTTAGGAGTGAATTTATGACTTTGAAACGAATTTATGATGTTTATAACTTCCCTATCTTATCTATGGGAATGTCGGACGATTACGAGATTGCAATGGATTGCGGCTCGAATATGGTACGGATGGGGAGCAAAATTTTCGGAAACAGAAATAATCAAATAAAATGCTAG
- a CDS encoding Transcription regulator [contains diacylglycerol kinase catalytic domain]: MLCQMDSQINISKRWFAIVNPVAGKGKGLTDWPVISTLLHEAGIEVDALFTQRKHHATELAVYAVGKGYRKIIIIGGDGTIHETVHGLFLQQRVATADVLLAVIAVGTGNDWMRMYGIPNTYSDAVRSIVQGHTFLQDVGRVTYWESKVCQRRYLANVGGIAYDAAVCRGFNKLKDNGYRGKWLYIWSAAREACRFRSRQARIVADGKEVFNGKLFTATIGICKYTGGGMSQTPYAVADDGLFDMTVIPSMNRVRLFSRFRTLYTNNIYNITGVNLIRAGRIVVECDHPIQVELDGEILGEADFTFEIVPRAVRAIVSKNFVKLNEYGTTQAATQKKG; this comes from the coding sequence TTGCTCTGTCAAATGGATAGTCAAATTAATATTTCCAAGCGTTGGTTTGCCATAGTCAATCCTGTTGCCGGCAAGGGCAAAGGGCTGACAGATTGGCCTGTAATCAGCACTCTGCTTCACGAAGCCGGAATTGAGGTGGATGCACTATTTACCCAGCGCAAGCATCACGCCACCGAATTGGCAGTATATGCCGTGGGTAAGGGCTACCGTAAAATCATAATTATCGGAGGAGACGGCACAATCCACGAAACTGTTCACGGACTCTTCCTCCAACAGCGAGTCGCCACTGCCGATGTGCTATTGGCTGTGATTGCCGTTGGTACGGGTAATGATTGGATGCGTATGTACGGCATTCCTAACACCTATTCCGATGCTGTACGCTCGATAGTTCAGGGTCACACATTTTTGCAGGATGTGGGGCGGGTTACTTATTGGGAAAGCAAGGTCTGTCAGAGGCGATATTTGGCTAATGTGGGTGGGATTGCCTATGATGCGGCGGTTTGTCGCGGGTTCAACAAGCTCAAAGATAATGGTTATCGCGGCAAGTGGCTATATATATGGAGTGCGGCGAGGGAGGCGTGCCGGTTTCGCTCGCGGCAGGCGCGTATAGTTGCGGACGGGAAAGAGGTGTTTAATGGAAAACTCTTTACAGCCACAATCGGTATATGTAAGTATACCGGAGGCGGTATGTCGCAAACACCTTATGCTGTGGCAGATGATGGACTCTTTGATATGACGGTGATTCCGAGTATGAACCGCGTAAGGCTCTTTTCGCGCTTCAGAACATTATACACCAACAATATATATAATATCACAGGCGTTAATCTTATCCGAGCCGGACGCATAGTCGTTGAGTGCGACCACCCCATTCAGGTGGAGTTGGACGGAGAGATATTGGGAGAGGCTGATTTTACATTCGAGATTGTGCCACGCGCCGTGCGGGCGATTGTAAGCAAAAATTTTGTTAAATTAAACGAATATGGTACCACGCAGGCGGCGACTCAAAAAAAAGGTTAG